CCGTCCCGCCGGCGGTCGCGGCGCTCGCGGCTGCCGACGCGAAGACGCTGGCCGAGCGGCTCCTCCCGGCCGAAGAGACGGCGCTCGAGGTCCCGCATGTCACTCTGCCGCCCCCGCCGTCTCTTCCCGCACTCGACTTCCCGGCCTCCCCGGAGCTCCCCGCCGCGCGCCTGCCCGGCTCTCTGGACGTCGTGGAGGCGAGCGTCACCGGCGCCCCCGCGCGTCTCAACGCCTTCGACCAGAACGTGCCGGGCTTCAGCGTGACCTTCCTGCTCCTCGGCATGCTGCTCGGCGTGTCGCTCGGCCTCCTCGACGAGCGTGACTGGGGGACGCTCGCGCGCCTGCGCGCGATGCCGGCGCCGTTCGCCGCGACGCTGGTCGCAAAGCTCCTCGCGCGCTTCCTCGTGGGGCTCGTGCAGATGATCGCCCTCTTCGCCGTCGGCCGCCTCGTCTTCGGCGTCTCCCTCGGCCCCGAGCCGTGGGCGCTCCTCCTGCCGACGGCGGGCATCGTCTTCGCCGCGACCGCCTTCGGCCTCGTCGTGGCCGGGATGGCGCGCAGCCGCGATGCCGTCCTCCCCGTCGGCTCGATCGCCATCGTCACCATGGCCGCCGCCGGCGGCTGCTGGTGGCCGCTCGAGTTGGAGCCCGCCTGGATGCGCCAGGCCGCGCTCGCGCTCCCGACCACGTGGGCGATGCGCGCCTACAACGATCTCATGATCCGCCGCGAGTACCTCGCGGCGGCTTTCGAGCCGACCGCCGTGCTCCTCGCGTACGGAGCGGCGTACCTGCTCCTCGGGCTCGTGCTCTTCCGTCGCCACACGCTCGGCCACGTCTGAGGCCGGCTCCCTTGCCGCCCGGTGCGGGGCTGTGGAATAGGCCGCGCATGGCGCTTCCCCTCGAGGGCATCCGCGTGATCGACTGGACGATCTGGCAACAAGGGCCCGTCGCCTCCGTGATGCTCGGCGACCTCGGTGCCGAGGTGATCAAGGTCGAGGCGCGCGAGGGCGATCCGGGCCGAGGCATCCTGCGCGCGCAGGGCCTCGACCTCTCCGACCGGCCGAACTTCTACTTCGAGGCCAACAACCGGAACAAGAAGAGCCTGGCGATCGACCTGAAGAAGCCCGAGGGAGCCGAGATCGTCCGCCGGCTCACGGACCGTGCCGACGTCTTCGTGCAGAACTTCCGCAAGGGCGTGGCGGCGCGGCTCGGCCTCGACGCGGCGGCGCTCCGCGCGCGCAACCCTCGGCTGATCTATGCGAGCGCCTCGGGCTACGGCCCCGAGGGCGAGGAGAGCGGCGCGCCGTCGTTCGACTACCTCGGCCTCGCCCGCTCCGGGATCATGTATGCCTGCGGTGAGCCGGACGACCCCCCGATGGCGATCGCCGGCGGCATCGCCGACCAGATGGGCGCCGTGATGCTCGCCTATGCCATCATGATCGCGCTCTTCGCGCGCGAGCGCACGGGCGCCGGCCAGGAAGTGGACGCCTCACACCTGGGGTCGATGGCCTGGCTCCAGGGTCTCGGCCTTTCCGCCCGGCTCATGCTGGGGCGCGCCCTCCCCCGCCAGCCGCGGCGCTCTGCGGTCAACCCGCTCTGGAACCACTACCGCTGCGCCGACGATCAATGGATCGCCCTCAGCATGCTCCAGCCCGATCGCTACTGGGCGCAGTTCTGCGCGGCGCTCGAGATTCCCGAGGCCGCGAGCGACCCGCGCTTCCGGACGATGCTCGACCGCATGATGAACTGCACCGACTGCATCGCGCTCCTCGACGAGGTCTTCGCCCGCCGGCCGCGCGCCGAGTGGCTGCGCCGTTTGGCCGAGGGCGGCGACTTCATCTTCTCGATCATCAACTCGGTGGACGACCTGCCCGACGACCCGCAGATGGTGGTGAACGGCTACCTCACCTCGTTCGACCACCCGACGTTCGGCCCGACGCGGGTGATGGGCATCCCGGTGCGGATGAGTGCGACACCGGGCGAGATCCGGCTCCCGGCGCCGGAGCTCGGGCAGCACACGGAGGAGATCCTGATCGACCTCCTCGGCTACACGTGGGAGGAGATCGCCCGCCTGCGCGAGGCGGAGGTCATCTAGCAGCGTCCGATGATCCCAACGATGTCTTTGCCACCTTCGATCTCCTGCGTAAGTTAGTCAGTCAATGGAGGGACTCGAT
The DNA window shown above is from Deltaproteobacteria bacterium and carries:
- a CDS encoding ABC transporter permease, whose translation is MLGALGAAIAKDLRLVGRDRAGLVFLALAPVVVIAVAGFSLAGLFGAASGGTSAYIMPVADEDGGRLGRALRAGLAGEPAIEVHAVADRNAARALVRRGVAGAALVIPPGASAALLAGQPVSLLLYTDPVKYLEVANVRALVQEARHRVEASARTRARHRLVEARHGARAARRRFERSARALRQAVDGLAARLAAAHTDMERRLSALRTETDTALRGAAARRAAAARARLAAELAPLHQFLDDLTARQRAFADWLTEARARAGRFADRLPPPPAPPSVPPAVAALAAADAKTLAERLLPAEETALEVPHVTLPPPPSLPALDFPASPELPAARLPGSLDVVEASVTGAPARLNAFDQNVPGFSVTFLLLGMLLGVSLGLLDERDWGTLARLRAMPAPFAATLVAKLLARFLVGLVQMIALFAVGRLVFGVSLGPEPWALLLPTAGIVFAATAFGLVVAGMARSRDAVLPVGSIAIVTMAAAGGCWWPLELEPAWMRQAALALPTTWAMRAYNDLMIRREYLAAAFEPTAVLLAYGAAYLLLGLVLFRRHTLGHV
- a CDS encoding CoA transferase: MALPLEGIRVIDWTIWQQGPVASVMLGDLGAEVIKVEAREGDPGRGILRAQGLDLSDRPNFYFEANNRNKKSLAIDLKKPEGAEIVRRLTDRADVFVQNFRKGVAARLGLDAAALRARNPRLIYASASGYGPEGEESGAPSFDYLGLARSGIMYACGEPDDPPMAIAGGIADQMGAVMLAYAIMIALFARERTGAGQEVDASHLGSMAWLQGLGLSARLMLGRALPRQPRRSAVNPLWNHYRCADDQWIALSMLQPDRYWAQFCAALEIPEAASDPRFRTMLDRMMNCTDCIALLDEVFARRPRAEWLRRLAEGGDFIFSIINSVDDLPDDPQMVVNGYLTSFDHPTFGPTRVMGIPVRMSATPGEIRLPAPELGQHTEEILIDLLGYTWEEIARLREAEVI